The Mercurialis annua linkage group LG7, ddMerAnnu1.2, whole genome shotgun sequence genome includes the window aaaaaataaaaaaattgaataaataaaaagaaaatgtcaacaagtaatttaaagaagaagaaaaatgccAACAGGTAAGTAATTTAAAGAAGAGCAAAAGTATTAGtaattaaaaagaacaaaagACATATGGCATGCATGTGCAAAGCTGCTGCAAAGAGAGAGTGTGAGAGAGAGGGAGAGATGGCCTACATATATCAAAGAGTATAATTACAATATTTATAACACGGAGAGTAAaatccaaataaaataaaaagtgtgaTGTATTTGTCATGACTTTTTCACATTGAGGTATTATTTcctattattttctttctttatgtAAATTTCTAAATCTCTCCCGAAAATAGGCTTCATTTCTTCCACCAATACCTTGTTAGCTAACCTACTAATTAACTGCACTAGCAGCACTACCTAATTATTTTGCACAAAGAACTCAGGACTCGTttggtttataaatttataatttcaaaaaatatagtGAGGAAGTCTTAATAGATATTTTTTTCTACTTGATTTACTTAGTAGTTTTCCAGGAAATTgtattttagctttaattatGTAAAATCTAAAGACTATTATTTTCAATaactaaataaactaattaaatataggAAAGTTAAGCGATAATTTTCAACAACATATTAATCGAACACAGGGCCGGCCTTAGATGAATTGAGGCCCTAGGcggttaaataaatataaattacatattaattgtttttaatataataatagataagtttttatattataagtaataaaaatatattgcatgtaaataaaaatactaataaatacataaaaatttcaaaatttaattataattataaaatattaatactctttaaaattaaaaaaatcttgaACGGACttgttatcatttttttatgaacataagctaaaaaaagataatttaataaaaatatatttttaaaaaccaacTTGTAATGAAACTATAATGTCATCAATATTGGATTGAAAAAATActaaacaaattatttatttaatgtaattgaaaattaaattaaataaaaaatgaccaaaataacacaaaaatataattaaaaacttaatcaaTTATTTCTATTGTCTAAAAACTTATTAATTTAGCTTACTATAAGAATTTGTAACAAGccaaattatttattaagaataaaaataataattaactataAACAATTGTTTAGAAAAAGGATAATTAACTTAAAAGTATGTTTAAAAATAGTTgagttaaaaatatatatagaaaattgtttaaaaaagcAACAAAATTTATTAAGGAAATTTCTATTATATTAGTTTAAGACTTTGGTAAAATTTAAGGCCCTTTAGTACATTTTATTGGCTTACAAAATTTATCAAGATTTGATaccatttaataaaatttacgtTGATATTATCATAAGTCTTTTATATATTACGCTGACAACATTTCTTTATAAAAgtgtaataaaatataaagtggGCACAAAGATTATGAGGCCCTCATAATGTTGAGGCCCTAGTCCTAGGCCTTAGTGGCCTAGCCCTAGGGCCGGGCCTGATCGAAcattaagtaaataaaattgAGGATAAAGAATTTCAAGACAATTATAttcttgatttataaattgCATTTACAAGTTCATTCTTAACATACAGATGTTAGAATAACTAATAATCATTTTAAGATCAACAAAACGAGTTGtttaatcaattatttattaaaatgatttattttatttttaatttttccttattcaaatatgataaaatattcaTATCTAAGTATCTACCTACAACTTTAATTAGTcactttattaaatatattatatttttaaaatcgtgTCATACGTATCATCACCTTTTCAATCATTGTTAATCGATTTGAAACTGATGTGGCGCGATGTTATACACACAAATATATAACATCACATTATATCAGATCCAAACTGATCGTGTGTATATTtgaaaaaagtccaaaaaaTGATGATAAATATAGCAcgaatttaaaaacatagtaTATTTAACAAAGTGGCTAAAATTGTAGTGAATATGTATATTGTATCttcaaatattatattaagactgcttttttttttataattgaataggGAAAGCGCTTATGGGAGAATTTGAACCCAACGACGCGACCTTAACAAGTTGCTACCATTTAAGCTACAATTCATTGGAGATTGTTTATTCTAATaatattattacttttaaataaaaaaaataaagagaagaaCTAAAGTAAAGAGGAATTTCAAAATAAGTATCAAACAAGAATATATACACACAAATACAATTTGGCAAGTGTAAATTTGAAACAATGTATACATAAAGAAACGTGTAAAGAATAGGTAGATGACACAAACCCTCAATTTTTGGGACCCTTTAGGAAATTGCTATGAAATTTCCATTACATCTATTCTATCTCTACTTGCAGTTACGTTTAGCCtccattttcattttcttgCAACTTCCATGAAACTGCCTGAAACTTCATATATCTTCCAAAGACAAAACCCTAAATTTTCTTCCTATTTAAGCATCACATTTTCTTTGTAAAGTAACTAAAAATATCTCAAATGGCAAAATATAATATCCCAAAACCAAACAAATGGTTCTCCAACAAAGGTCTTAGGTCAAGTCTCACTCGTAGTTCATCAACCCTAAGTTCATCTCCTCCATCTCCTATGTCCCCATGCACGCCAAAAAACAATGCAACAAAGATTAAAGACGAGTTAAAAGAAGTTTTTCGCCATTTCGATTCGGACGGGGACGAAAAGATTTCGGCATTGGAGCTTAGGtcattttttggttcggttGGTGAGTATATGTCACATGAAGAAGCTGAAACTGTGATCAATGATCTTGATTCTGATGGAGATAAGTTGATGGATTTTAGTGATTTTTTGAAGttaatgaaaattgaaaatgatgATCATGATCATGATCATGATCATGATCAAGATGATGATCTTAAGAAGgcatttgaaatgtttgaattggagAAAGGATCGGGGTGTATAACACCTAGAGGATTGCAAAAAATGCTTCATCGATTAGGTGATTCGAAATCTTATGATGAATGTGTTGCTATGATTCATGTGTTTGACATTGATGGTAATGGTGTTCTTGATTATCATGAATTTTATCAGATGATGgcatagttaattaattaattaaattattagattaattgtaaaaataggatatataaatatatgtatatgtataatgtGTGAAAGATTAATATTATGCAAGTATATGGTGGATTGGTTAAttaaagagaagaagaaaaaaagcaaAGAAAGAGGGAATAAAGAGAGATGCTATTTTATTACTATATTTGTTTTGGTTTCTTCTCTTTTGTTTAGGAATTTATTCTTCCATTGcatatattcaatataaaagaAATTGCTTGTGAAATTCAGTACGGAAACAAAGCAATGTATCTATATCTTTTGGGTTACTGAacttataaaatgaaaattttattgtaCTCCCTCCCtcccattttaattaaataaattttctattttggatgtcccattttatttgagaacttctatttataaaatattttttacactacttttctttttttgccCTTATCAATTAATGCAG containing:
- the LOC126654733 gene encoding probable calcium-binding protein CML41, with product MAKYNIPKPNKWFSNKGLRSSLTRSSSTLSSSPPSPMSPCTPKNNATKIKDELKEVFRHFDSDGDEKISALELRSFFGSVGEYMSHEEAETVINDLDSDGDKLMDFSDFLKLMKIENDDHDHDHDHDQDDDLKKAFEMFELEKGSGCITPRGLQKMLHRLGDSKSYDECVAMIHVFDIDGNGVLDYHEFYQMMA